In a genomic window of Streptomyces sp. BHT-5-2:
- a CDS encoding BTAD domain-containing putative transcriptional regulator — MSRSTGTELGVARQAPAVCPPEAGEAHHGSPPVRDDDARIELLGGFRLVTGREPARIPAGAERLLAFVALHYGAVPRSVVAENLWPDTSECRAYASLRSALNRLRGAGCRLLEAGPAELALAGGVGVDFRDLRPLAQLLVDCSVVSPGGNACLGLGASEIEALSQDLLPGWCEDWALREAEEWRQLRMHALEALAARFIDARHFGHAVWAAGAAVRAEPLRETARAVLIKAHLAEGNQSEALREFQRYRSLLQAELGLCPTPRLLGLVADLRSAAARCAPTADRPRHDASVTSG; from the coding sequence ATGAGCCGCAGTACCGGGACGGAACTCGGTGTAGCGCGCCAGGCCCCGGCGGTGTGTCCGCCCGAGGCGGGCGAAGCGCACCACGGATCGCCCCCGGTCCGCGACGACGACGCGCGCATCGAACTGCTCGGCGGCTTCCGGCTGGTCACCGGCCGCGAGCCGGCGCGGATCCCCGCAGGCGCGGAGCGTCTGCTCGCCTTCGTCGCACTGCACTACGGCGCGGTGCCGCGGAGCGTGGTCGCCGAGAACCTCTGGCCGGACACCTCCGAATGCCGGGCCTACGCGTCCCTGCGGTCCGCGCTCAACCGTCTGCGCGGTGCGGGCTGCCGCCTCCTGGAAGCGGGCCCCGCCGAACTGGCGCTCGCCGGTGGTGTGGGGGTCGACTTCCGGGATCTCAGGCCACTCGCGCAGCTGCTCGTCGACTGCTCGGTGGTGTCGCCGGGCGGCAACGCGTGCCTGGGACTCGGGGCGTCGGAAATCGAGGCGCTGTCGCAGGACCTGCTCCCCGGCTGGTGCGAGGACTGGGCGCTGCGCGAGGCCGAGGAGTGGCGGCAGCTGCGGATGCACGCCCTGGAAGCGCTGGCCGCCCGCTTCATCGACGCCCGGCACTTCGGCCACGCCGTGTGGGCCGCCGGTGCCGCGGTACGCGCCGAGCCGCTGCGGGAGACCGCCCGGGCCGTCCTGATCAAGGCACACCTCGCCGAGGGTAACCAGTCCGAGGCCCTGCGCGAGTTCCAGCGCTACCGGTCTCTGCTGCAGGCGGAACTGGGGCTGTGTCCCACGCCGCGGCTGCTCGGACTCGTCGCCGATCTCCGGTCGGCGGCGGCCCGGTGCGCGCCGACCGCGGATCGGCCACGGCATGACGCCTCGGTCACGTCCGGGTGA
- a CDS encoding glycoside hydrolase family 25 protein, translating into MAQRKAARNAGLVTGLYHFARPGPAAAQVNYFLSKIDLVDGDILILDWEDARVSNTWKDPWLKQVQQHTPGHKTILYCNRDSWLNRDTTSFAADGLWIAQYNNRPGRPDIQCPWLFHQYTDQPLDTSIGDFHGGAALRTWSRHIAVPA; encoded by the coding sequence GTGGCCCAGCGAAAGGCCGCGCGAAACGCGGGCCTGGTGACCGGCCTCTATCATTTCGCCCGGCCGGGACCGGCCGCCGCCCAGGTCAACTACTTTCTCTCGAAAATCGATCTGGTCGACGGGGACATTCTGATCCTCGACTGGGAGGACGCCCGCGTCTCGAACACCTGGAAGGACCCCTGGCTCAAGCAGGTGCAGCAGCACACCCCCGGCCACAAGACGATCCTGTACTGCAACCGGGACTCCTGGCTGAACCGCGACACCACGTCCTTCGCCGCAGACGGACTGTGGATCGCGCAGTACAACAACAGGCCCGGCCGGCCGGACATCCAGTGCCCATGGCTGTTCCATCAGTACACCGACCAGCCCCTCGACACGAGCATCGGCGACTTCCACGGCGGGGCGGCACTGCGCACGTGGTCCCGCCATATCGCCGTCCCCGCATGA